A single window of Lutzomyia longipalpis isolate SR_M1_2022 chromosome 1, ASM2433408v1 DNA harbors:
- the LOC129786710 gene encoding glutathione-specific gamma-glutamylcyclotransferase 1 produces the protein MSSIENIFADEESSYDDYGNISSSNNNETEEEIPSVWVFGYGSLCWNPGFDYTKCITGYIRGYVRRFWQGNTTQRGTIDKPGRVATLVEDKEGITWGCAYRIAGPTALDYLKQRECKLGGYIVEYTKFFPRVASANSGHSGEAFPVLLYIASDENDQWAGEETVISLARHIVDARGSCGHNIEYLLRLATFMREELPDARDDHLFELEEVVRQLMSHRKIAMSTVMGRPPQRIRRDSHEETRRPISFEFTSRVPETRLRCLNI, from the exons atgagcagcattgagaatatttttgcgGACGAGGAATCGTCGTACGATGACTACGGCAACATTAGTAGCAGTAACAACAACGAAACCGAGGAGGAGATTCCATCTGTTTGGGTCTTTGGGTATGGATCCCTCTGCTGGAATCCCGGTTTTGACTACACAAAGTGCATCACAGGCTACATTCGTGGTTACGTGAGGAGATTCTGGCAGGGCAATACGACCCAGAGGGGCACAATAGACAAG CCAGGACGTGTGGCGACTCTGGTGGAAGACAAGGAGGGTATCACATGGGGCTGTGCCTACCGAATCGCAGGCCCAACAGCCCTGGACTACCTGAAGCAGCGTGAATGCAAACTCGGTGGCTACATTGTGGAATACACAAAATTCTTCCCACGTGTAGCTTCGGCGAATTCCGGACACAGCGGGGAAGCCTTCCCGGTGCTGCTGTACATTGCCTCCGATGAGAATGATCAGTGGGCCGGGGAGGAGACTGTAATCTCACTGGCAAGACACATTGTGGATGCACGCGGGTCCTGCGGACACAACATTGAATACCTCTTGCGCCTCGCAACGTTTATGCGGGAAGAATTGCCCGATGCGCGGGATGATCATCTCTTTGAGCTCGAGGAGGTGGTGCGGCAGCTAATGAGCCACCGGAAGATTGCCATGAGTACCGTAATGGGACGTCCGCCGCAGAGAATTAGGCGGGATTCGCACGAGGAGACACGACGGCCAATCTCATTTGAGTTTACGTCGCGCGTCCCTGAAACCCGACTGCGTTGCCTCAACATTTAA